One genomic segment of Sminthopsis crassicaudata isolate SCR6 chromosome 2, ASM4859323v1, whole genome shotgun sequence includes these proteins:
- the GDF9 gene encoding growth/differentiation factor 9 has translation MEMTSSFIHYFCCLAWMFFSLSLGSQTIEDEAGSVTSGEASFEAKPLPWNKPLDGENRAVLFPPLHKVLVNHHLPGAPRLQPDSRALRYMKRLYKAYVTKEGIPKSDRSHLYNTVRLFTPSSQQQQPSWGHVTGVLQSMDLLFNLDHITTLEHLLKSVLLYSLKNSVSFSPITKCMCHLVVKEPQYSHPSSFRSPQSFTFNLQFEFSKNHKWIEIDVTTLLQPLVASNKKNINMVVNFTCLKDQQNPVQDEIFDMAVLMPPSLLVYLNDTSAQAYHRWSSLRHKMEEKLTPGRKSSRHRRNERIGESKTRNPKISVSYNLSEYFKQFLFPENECELHDFKLSFSQLKWDNWIVAPHRYNPRYCKGDCPRFVGHWYGSPFHTMVQNLIYEKLDSSVPRPSCVPAKYSPLSVLTVEPDGSIAYKEYEDMIATKCTCH, from the exons ATGGAAATGACCAGTTCATTCATCCACTACTTTTGCTGTTTAGCCTGGATGTTTTTCTCTCTTAGCCTCGGGTCTCAAACCATTGAGGATGAAGCTGGATCTGTGACAAGTGGAGAAGCTTCCTTTGAGGCTAAGCCCTTGCCTTGGAATAAGCCTCTAGATGGAGAAAACAGAGCAGTTCTCTTTCCACCCCTTCACAAGGTCTTAGTTAACCACCATCTTCCTGGGGCACCAAGGCTACAACCTGACTCAAGAGCACTGCGTTATATGAAGAGGCTTTATAAAGCATATGTCACCAAGGAAGGAATTCCTAAGTCTGACAGAAGTCACCTCTACAACACTGTCCGTCTATTCACACCAAGTTCACAGCAACAACAGCCTTCTTGGGGCCATGTCACAG gaGTTCTTCAATCAATGGATCTTCTGTTTAACCTGGACCACATTACTACCCTAGAACACTTACTCAAGTCTGTTTTGCtatattctttgaaaaattctgtttctttttctcccatcACTAAGTGTATGTGCCATCTAGTTGTAAAAGAACCTCAGTATTCTCACCCATCTTCTTTCAGGTCTCCACAATCCTTCACTTTTAATTTACAGTTTGAATTTAGCAAAAATCATAAGTGGATTGAAATAGATGTAACTACTTTGCTTCAGCCTCTAGTTGCTTCCAACAAGAAAAATATCAACATGGTTGTGAATTTTACTTGTCTCAAAGATCAACAGAATCCAGTACAGGATGAGATATTTGACATGGCCGTATTAATGCCCCCATCACTATTAGTATATCTGAATGATACCAGTGCTCAGGCTTACCATAGGTGGAGTTCCCTTAGacacaaaatggaagaaaaactgACTCCGGGCAGAAAATCTTCCCGCCAtcgaagaaatgaaagaataggaGAATCCAAAACAAGGAATCCCAAAATATCAGTTTCTTACAACCTGAGTGAATATTTCAAGCAATTTCTGTTTCCTGAGAATGAGTGTGAGCTCCATGACTTTAAGCTGAGCTTTAGCCAGTTAAAGTGGGACAACTGGATTGTAGCACCACATAGATATAATCCTCGATATTGCAAAGGTGACTGTCCCAGGTTTGTTGGGCATTGGTATGGTTCTCCTTTCCATACCATGGTACAAAATTTAATCTATGAGAAGTTAGACTCCTCCGTTCCAAGGCCTTCCTGTGTACCTGCTAAGTACAGCCCCCTGAGTGTCTTGACTGTTGAGCCTGATGGCTCTATCGCTTATAAAGAATATGAAGATATGATAGCAACAAAATGTACTTGTCATTAG